One genomic segment of Helianthus annuus cultivar XRQ/B chromosome 14, HanXRQr2.0-SUNRISE, whole genome shotgun sequence includes these proteins:
- the LOC110908330 gene encoding uncharacterized protein LOC110908330 — protein sequence MDSAASLPSFYLSAPTSPSWRTPETLQFYSLRSSPLHQTESDYDSGADKPNDDFEFEFKSGQVLANGWDQEDHKYRLPARANSFSTISFADELFGNGQVLPLKPPPRLQSSVPTSPRSFNSRVRSPFGQRCTWNDDFDPFKIALEKVTEEAEGRVSVHRRSRSYSPFRARSISRRVNCTEDSDQGEEKEPTVTAMVERKGSMYSRWVRSQTMVKKRSDWSMRQNPTTRTMIKRLCMGSKEPVKPIKPNEPTSRGSKMQKLKSVLLRYASLKKENSEGKQTRDIVAISKISYIKRLSHSLKTNPWRRDSIEPKTSIVKHDKKLPRCFVYAQGSPILL from the coding sequence ATGGATTCTGCTGCTTCACTTCCTTCCTTCTACCTTAGTGCACCCACAAGCCCCAGCTGGCGAACCCCGGAAACCCTTCAATTCTACAGCCTGCGTTCGAGCCCATTGCATCAAACCGAATCAGACTACGACTCTGGTGCTGATAAGCCCAATGATGATTTCGAGTTCGAGTTCAAGAGTGGTCAGGTTTTAGCTAATGGATGGGACCAAGAGGACCACAAGTATAGGCTACCGGCTCGAGCAAATTCATTTTCGACCATCTCGTTTGCAGATGAACTCTTTGGTAACGGTCAGGTTTTGCCTTTGAAACCCCCTCCACGGCTGCAGAGCTCGGTCCCCACCTCGCCAAGGTCATTTAACTCGCGGGTCAGGAGCCCCTTTGGCCAGCGGTGCACGTGGAATGATGATTTTGATCCTTTCAAGATTGCATTAGAAAAGGTCACTGAGGAAGCAGAAGGAAGGGTGAGTGTCCATAGACGGTCTCGTTCATATTCACCGTTTAGGGCTCGTAGTATTTCTCGCAGGGTCAACTGCACCGAAGACTCTGACCAAGGTGAAGAAAAAGAACCAACGGTAACCGCGATGGTGGAGCGCAAAGGATCGATGTATTCAAGATGGGTCCGGAGTCAAACCATGGTCAAGAAAAGGTCAGACTGGAGTATGCGACAAAACCCGACTACCCGGACCATGATCAAAAGGTTATGCATGGGCAGTAAAGAGCCCGTGAAGCCCATTAAGCCGAATGAACCAACCTCTAGAGGATCAAAGATGCAGAAACTTAAGTCGGTTTTACTTCGGTATGCATCTTTAAAGAAGGAAAACAGTGAAGGAAAGCAAACAAGAGACATAGTGGCAATATCGAAAATAAGTTATATCAAACGACTGAGCCACTCGCTCAAGACAAACCCGTGGAGAAGAGACTCGATAGAGCCCAAAACGTCAATTGTAAAACACGACAAGAAACTGCCTCGATGCTTCGTCTATGCTCAGGGTAGTCCCATATTGTTGTAG
- the LOC110908329 gene encoding F-box protein At2g32560: MLLIFVTCFSFILFFRYSLPIKPLPPWASEMRLLSFYFWKDFSILFPFAKNTLFNVLSPKKVNNTSSTLSFSTSKKNQSMMMIEEGMSVLDLPNLALECILERLEPAGLCNMACVCTYLKDMCLSDHLWENHMKKRWGRIIGHAAVKQWHLQIATKKESNYFLSGHKGRGLLMGYLCKLWPPVMFIRHASYADDDVDDANKMESSSQPPVDSIVSCYRALETGKFWFPAQVFNRENGHVGFMLSCYDADLSYDSHTDTFQARYPPHGRRAAAIEIGVSWDRLRAPPVETSPHDLHVSDCLNDLRPKDHIEIQWRRNKQFPYGWWYGVVGHLEACDGNISYCHCHESDTVVLEFNQYTPGSRWRHTMINRKFHREEGNEADGFYGGIRKLYHKDEISMWQQFWPAEILE; this comes from the exons ATGCTTTTAATCTTTGTTACTTGCTTCTCCTTCATCCTGTTTTTTCGATACTCTTTACCCATAAAGCCACTTCCACCATGGGCTTCTGAGATGAGGTTACTctctttctatttttggaaagattTCTCAATCTTGTTCCCTTTTGCTAAGAACACCCTCTTCAATGTTTTGTCACCAAAAAAGGTTAATAACACTAGCAGCACTCTTTCATTTTCAACCTCAAAGAAGAATCAAAGTATGATGATGATTGAGGAGGGGATGTCTGTGTTGGATTTGCCTAATTTAGCACTGGAATGCATTCTTGAAAGGCTTGAGCCTGCTGGCCTTTGTAATATGGCTTGTGTTTGTACTTACTTAAAGGACATGTGTTTAAGTGATCATCTGTGGGAAAACCATATGAAGAAAAGATGGGGTAGGATTATCGGTCATGCTGCTGTTAAACAATGGCACTTGCAAATTGCCACTAAAAAGGAATCAAATTACTTTCTTTCTGGTCATAAAGGAAGAGGGCTTTTAATGGGTTATCTGTGTAAACTCTGGCCGCCTGTTATGTTCATTAGACATGCTAGTTACgctgatgatgatgttgatgatgctaATAAGATGGAGAGTTCATCTCAGCCGCCGGTTGATTCGATTGTGTCTTGCTATCGAGCTCTTGAGACTGGAAAGTTTTGGTTCCCGGCTCAGGTTTTCAACCGTGAG AATGGGCATGTTGGATTCATGTTGTCTTGCTACGATGCTGATCTTAGCTATGATTCTCATACCGATACATTCCAGGCTAG ATATCCGCCTCACGGCAGGAGGGCAGCAGCAATAGAAATTGGGGTGAGTTGGGATAGACTACGGGCCCCACCCGTTGAGACATCACCTCATGATCTACATGTTTCAGACTGTTTGAATGATTTACGCCCAAAAGATCACATTGAGATTCAATGGAGGAGGAACAAACAATTTCCATACG GTTGGTGGTATGGTGTTGTTGGCCACTTAGAAGCATGTGATGGTAATATTAGTTACTGCCATTGCCATGAAAGTG ATACTGTGGTGCTGGAGTTCAACCAGTATACTCCCGGTTCAAGATGGAGGCATACGATGATCAACAGGAAATTCCATCGTGAGGAAGGAAACGAAGCCGATGGATTTTATGGCGGAATCAGAAAACTATATCACAAAGATGAGATTTCCATGTGGCAACAATTTTGGCCTGCTGAAATCTTGGAATAA